A genomic window from Flavobacteriales bacterium includes:
- a CDS encoding CoA pyrophosphatase: MDFSFKDLKTRLINSSGKPLPGEEAQYAMAPFERKLRAMESLQRKATRLSAVMILLYPRQGDTHTVLIVRNDYPGTHGGQIGFPGGKVEETDINLEQTALREMQEEVGWQAEQVRVVRPLTPLIIPPSGFLVHPFIGLSDNTPAFVPDPYEVAGILEVPLSTLLDDTIVKQKPIQLASTGKEIMAPYFDIDGHVVWGATAMMISEFKHLLHDLR, encoded by the coding sequence ATGGATTTCTCTTTCAAAGATCTCAAGACCCGCCTGATCAACTCATCAGGTAAGCCTCTTCCGGGGGAAGAAGCGCAATATGCCATGGCACCGTTCGAGCGAAAGTTGCGTGCCATGGAATCACTTCAAAGAAAAGCCACCAGGTTAAGTGCTGTCATGATCCTTTTGTATCCCAGACAAGGGGACACACATACCGTATTGATCGTGAGGAATGACTACCCCGGCACCCACGGTGGACAGATCGGATTTCCCGGTGGGAAGGTAGAGGAAACAGACATCAATCTTGAACAAACGGCACTAAGGGAGATGCAGGAAGAAGTGGGCTGGCAGGCTGAACAGGTGCGTGTGGTCAGACCATTAACACCTTTGATCATACCACCCAGTGGTTTCCTTGTTCATCCGTTTATAGGCTTATCTGACAATACCCCCGCATTTGTTCCAGATCCATACGAGGTTGCAGGAATCCTGGAAGTGCCCCTGAGCACACTCCTGGACGATACCATTGTTAAGCAAAAACCGATTCAGCTTGCCTCTACCGGAAAAGAAATTATGGCACCGTACTTCGATATCGATGGGCATGTGGTGTGGGGAGCAACAGCCATGATGATCAGCGAATTCAAACACCTGCTGCACGACTTACGTTGA